The following are encoded in a window of Pirellulales bacterium genomic DNA:
- a CDS encoding SDR family oxidoreductase has translation MFLRSQPIAEPPLPLLITGVAGVAGYNALEYFQSRYPGQVIGIRQRDNWRLQGDHILPCNAEDPVALAKLFDEYQFQSVLDCAGNCALRACELDPDLAWRINVEGVRNLLDVIENRGVRLVHLSIDLVFSGAGDGGHIEDDPTDPVTVYGQTMVASEQLLQAAMPGACILRISLPMGVSFNGHAGAIDWIQSRFKKGRPATLYYDEVRTPHYTDCLNELCEVVLANDLAGLYHAGGPRPMTLYNIAQVINRVGGYPPECLMGCLRVEAGPIPPRAGNVSMDCSKLVAALGYEPFDPWPLDEAFVPTHPEWHYERHGEPGSFELLSRVLYRNPRRR, from the coding sequence CGGTGTGGCGGGCTACAACGCGCTTGAGTATTTCCAGTCGCGCTACCCGGGCCAGGTCATCGGCATTCGCCAGCGCGATAACTGGCGCCTGCAAGGGGACCACATCCTCCCCTGCAATGCCGAGGATCCGGTGGCCCTCGCGAAACTCTTCGACGAATACCAGTTCCAGAGCGTGCTCGACTGTGCCGGCAACTGCGCGCTGCGGGCCTGCGAGCTCGATCCGGACCTCGCCTGGCGCATCAACGTCGAAGGGGTGCGCAATCTGCTCGACGTGATAGAGAACCGCGGCGTGCGGCTGGTACACCTGTCGATCGACCTGGTGTTTTCTGGCGCGGGCGATGGTGGACACATCGAGGATGACCCGACCGATCCGGTAACGGTCTACGGCCAGACGATGGTCGCCTCCGAGCAACTCCTACAGGCCGCCATGCCCGGGGCGTGCATCCTGCGCATCTCGTTGCCCATGGGCGTCAGCTTCAACGGACACGCCGGCGCCATCGACTGGATTCAATCGCGCTTCAAAAAAGGGCGGCCGGCCACGCTCTATTACGACGAAGTTCGCACGCCTCACTACACCGACTGCTTGAACGAGTTGTGCGAGGTGGTGCTAGCGAATGACCTGGCCGGGCTCTATCACGCCGGCGGTCCGCGACCCATGACGCTTTACAATATCGCGCAAGTTATCAACCGCGTCGGCGGATATCCGCCCGAGTGTCTCATGGGCTGCCTGCGCGTCGAGGCCGGGCCGATTCCGCCGCGGGCCGGGAACGTATCGATGGATTGCTCGAAGCTCGTCGCGGCCTTGGGCTACGAGCCGTTCGATCCCTGGCCGCTCGACGAGGCCTTCGTGCCGACCCATCCCGAGTGGCACTACGAGCGCCACGGAGAACCCGGCTCGTTCGAGCTGCTATCACGCGTGCTCTATCGCAATCCGCGGCGGCGCTAG
- a CDS encoding protein kinase, giving the protein MRASPSAELVDLLTRLKLATPGQLRAAYRPARRLAKDLALFDSVWVDALVQTRVLTPYQAKQINCGLGDDLRVGPFVLVAPLPRTTAGHCYRARDVLSGRIVRLIVLEPVDNPTGVLARIEDLIKTHAAIQSPHLARIERCGRAGERIWIASADTSGRTAKDWLVRGGRMPAGVVLEIARQMAATLTICEAAGLIHGDISIEQLVLDPLGLVLLLDGGLPSLLHPVEHRAVENRDGEQLSPAVVDYLSPERAAGGIAPTATSDIFACGALWWHLLAGRAPFSGATVADRRRAACSTRIRDIHPIAPDAPRRLVEAIASATEPAPDRRPPSFAALLDLLGPPSDRGQARVARYAARGASPPERLIRHIRTIRRSPNLPTWATAVAGVMLALAIGSWPLWTSLLVEDAPVQPRPASQVATAPRPENTPNQKASGARDGVAPRPKTFADTGDVTPVPELAPSEPAPVVRTSVTQPVPSGPTGTRQAVSREFVLSAARPVPWSQVRPMPGQVVRSREGERAKILLPANGAMLTTENVRFEDVDFVIEQPSATTTAMLGVAARTSSFLRCSMQVVAESGRPPAAITWRPSDGTEAAQVAAPRLTLRECVLSGVGDCVRCAAPTVATIELADTLFLGASALVAIEASSDVAQAISVKLEHCTVRGGAGVVEWQPPRDLSSGDRLTVVANACVFDLDVGGAVLIVDGGKPSAELFQAIAWQGAGSILAPRIPLVRCRQPDGTLRPPTERRMEIEGLVRSEMGFAGDRAEGPDASRLVRWKVPLRSATPPGIGDMSLPLPKLR; this is encoded by the coding sequence GTGCGCGCCAGTCCCTCAGCAGAACTCGTCGATTTGCTCACTCGCCTGAAGCTGGCTACGCCGGGCCAGCTGCGCGCCGCGTATCGTCCTGCGCGGCGGTTGGCCAAGGACTTGGCGCTTTTCGATTCGGTATGGGTCGACGCGCTCGTGCAAACGCGCGTATTGACCCCCTACCAGGCAAAACAAATCAACTGCGGGCTTGGCGATGACTTACGCGTGGGGCCGTTCGTGCTTGTTGCTCCGTTGCCGCGAACCACGGCGGGCCACTGTTACCGCGCGCGCGATGTGCTAAGCGGCCGCATCGTGCGACTCATCGTGCTCGAACCTGTCGATAACCCCACGGGAGTGCTGGCCCGCATCGAGGATTTGATCAAGACGCACGCCGCGATTCAGTCACCGCACCTGGCGAGAATCGAACGCTGCGGCCGCGCTGGCGAGCGAATTTGGATCGCCTCGGCCGACACGTCGGGACGAACCGCCAAAGATTGGCTTGTGCGCGGCGGACGGATGCCCGCGGGCGTGGTGCTGGAGATCGCGCGGCAGATGGCCGCGACTCTCACGATTTGTGAGGCAGCCGGCCTGATACACGGCGACATTTCGATCGAGCAGTTGGTTCTCGATCCGCTGGGCCTGGTGCTGCTGCTCGATGGCGGACTGCCGTCACTCCTGCACCCGGTCGAGCACCGTGCCGTCGAGAACCGCGACGGCGAGCAACTGTCGCCCGCGGTTGTCGATTATCTTTCGCCCGAACGCGCCGCCGGTGGCATCGCCCCCACCGCTACGAGCGACATCTTTGCTTGCGGAGCGCTGTGGTGGCACCTGCTCGCCGGGCGGGCACCGTTTTCGGGTGCGACGGTCGCGGACCGGCGCCGCGCGGCATGCTCGACACGAATTCGCGATATTCATCCGATCGCGCCCGATGCGCCGCGCAGGCTCGTCGAAGCGATCGCCAGCGCGACCGAACCGGCGCCGGATCGGCGTCCGCCATCCTTTGCGGCACTCTTGGATTTGCTCGGCCCGCCGAGCGATCGTGGCCAGGCGCGGGTGGCGCGTTACGCGGCCCGGGGCGCTTCGCCTCCGGAGCGGTTGATCCGTCACATTCGCACCATCCGCCGTTCACCGAACCTGCCGACCTGGGCCACGGCCGTCGCGGGCGTGATGCTGGCGCTGGCCATCGGTAGTTGGCCGCTGTGGACAAGTCTGCTCGTTGAGGATGCGCCGGTTCAGCCACGACCGGCATCGCAAGTTGCCACGGCGCCACGACCAGAAAACACGCCCAATCAAAAAGCCAGCGGGGCAAGGGACGGGGTTGCGCCGCGGCCGAAGACGTTCGCCGACACGGGTGACGTGACACCCGTTCCCGAGCTTGCGCCCTCGGAGCCGGCTCCGGTCGTGCGCACATCGGTGACGCAGCCCGTCCCCTCGGGCCCGACAGGGACGCGTCAGGCCGTGTCGCGTGAATTCGTGCTCTCGGCGGCGCGTCCCGTGCCATGGTCACAGGTTCGTCCCATGCCGGGCCAGGTCGTCCGATCGCGGGAGGGAGAGCGCGCCAAGATTCTGCTCCCTGCCAACGGCGCCATGCTGACCACCGAGAATGTGCGCTTCGAGGACGTCGATTTCGTCATCGAGCAACCCTCGGCGACAACAACGGCGATGCTTGGCGTGGCGGCCCGCACTTCGAGCTTTCTCAGATGCTCGATGCAAGTCGTGGCCGAGTCGGGCCGGCCGCCAGCGGCAATCACCTGGCGCCCGAGCGACGGCACAGAGGCTGCCCAAGTTGCGGCACCGCGCCTGACGCTGCGCGAGTGCGTGCTGTCAGGCGTCGGCGATTGTGTTCGCTGCGCGGCGCCCACGGTTGCCACGATCGAGCTCGCCGACACGCTTTTTCTGGGCGCGAGTGCCCTGGTCGCGATTGAAGCGTCGAGCGATGTTGCCCAGGCGATCAGCGTGAAGCTCGAACATTGCACGGTTCGCGGTGGCGCGGGCGTCGTCGAGTGGCAACCGCCGCGCGACTTGTCATCGGGTGATCGACTCACGGTGGTGGCCAATGCTTGCGTCTTCGATCTCGATGTCGGCGGCGCGGTTCTGATCGTCGACGGCGGCAAGCCCTCCGCGGAGCTGTTTCAAGCCATCGCCTGGCAGGGTGCAGGCTCGATTCTCGCTCCCAGGATTCCCCTGGTACGCTGCCGGCAACCGGACGGAACGTTGCGACCGCCCACCGAACGACGGATGGAAATCGAAGGGCTGGTGCGCAGCGAAATGGGTTTTGCGGGGGATCGGGCCGAGGGGCCCGACGCCTCGCGCCTCGTGCGCTGGAAGGTCCCGTTGCGCTCGGCAACACCGCCGGGCATTGGCGACATGTCATTACCGCTGCCGAAGTTGCGCTAG
- a CDS encoding Flp family type IVb pilin translates to MTFIRRFLRDSEATTSVEYAVMLAMIIASVIAAVGAVGAQSGGLWSNIQGGLNAAGFGS, encoded by the coding sequence ATGACTTTCATCCGTCGATTCCTGCGCGATTCCGAAGCGACGACATCCGTCGAATACGCCGTTATGCTGGCCATGATCATCGCCAGCGTGATCGCGGCCGTCGGAGCGGTCGGCGCTCAATCGGGCGGACTGTGGTCCAACATTCAGGGCGGCCTGAACGCAGCGGGCTTCGGTTCGTAG